Proteins encoded together in one Passer domesticus isolate bPasDom1 chromosome 6, bPasDom1.hap1, whole genome shotgun sequence window:
- the CREB3L1 gene encoding cyclic AMP-responsive element-binding protein 3-like protein 1 isoform X4, which produces MEDFSNDLFSSFFDDPVLAEKNPLLDMDLDPPTPGIQAEHSYSLSGDSAPQSPLVPVKTEDNANELENGVWSLGPKLCSIMVKQEQNLPLDLPESQLPASSIPVLNLNPLQRLPLPEEVPIEITPAPVIKAEPKEVNQFLNVPTVDDLVQMPPTPPSSHGSDSDGSQSPRSLPPSSPARPAARSSTAISSSPLLTAPHKLQGTSGPLLLTEEEKRTLIAEGYPIPTKLPLTKAEEKALKRVRRKIKNKISAQESRRKKKEYVECLEKKVETYTTENNELWKKVETLENANRTLLQQLQKLQALVAGKVSRPYKMASTQTGTCLMVLALCFVLILGSLMPCLPEFSSASQTVKATPAPDIYTTSKIQSRSLLFYDEGAGSLEESYSSFLTMDHPEGWEAKKRQSEEGRPHLARTHETAKYLSKTQGGPAQNQTNPTLSHLKEQFRERETSSSETTEFL; this is translated from the exons ATGGAGGATTTCTCCAATGACCTCTTCAGCAGTTTCTTCGATGATCCAGTACTGGCTGAGAAGAACCCTCTGCTGGACATGGACCTGGACCCACCCACTCCAGGCATCCAGGCAGAGCACAGCTATTCCCTCAGTGGAGACTctgctccccagagccccctTGTGCCTGTCAAGACTGAAGATAATGCTAACG AGCTGGAGAATGGAGTGTGGTCACTGGGGCCCAAACTCTGCTCCATCATGGTGAAACAGGAACAGAACCTGCCTCTAGACCTGCCTGAGTCCCAGCTACCTGCCAGCTCCATACCAGTGCTGAACCTCAACCCTCTGCAGAGACTGCCACTCCCCGAGGAG GTTCCTATAGAAATTACTCCAGCACCTGTGATCAAAGCTGAACCCAAAGAGGTGAACCAGTTTCTAAATGTACCTACAG TAGATGACCTGGTGCAGATGCCTCCAACTCCACCCAGCAGCCATGGCAGTGACAGTGATGGATCTCAGAGCCCTCggtccctgcctccctccagcccagcccggcctgcTGCTCGCTCTTCTACTGCCATCTCCTCCTCACCTCTCCTCACAGCACCACAT AAGTTACAAGGAACCTCTGGCCCACTGCTCTTGACTGAAGAGGAGAAGCGCACCTTGATTGCAGAGGGTTACCCCATTCCTACCAAGCTGCCCCTCACcaaagcagaggagaaagcactGAAGAGGGTCAGGAGGAAAATCAAGAACAAG ATCTCTGCTCAGGAGAGCCgcaggaagaagaaagagtATGTGGAATGTCTAGAGAAAAA GGTAGAGACATACACAACAGAAAACAATGAACTCTGGAAAAAAGTGGAGACCTTAGAAAATGCAAACAG GACTCTGCTGCAGCAGTTGCAGAAGCTTCAGGCTCTGGTAGCTGGGAAAGTCTCCAGACCTTATAAAATGGCTTCTACGCAGACTGGGACCTGTCTAATG GTGCTGGCACTCTGCTTCGTTCTGATCCTGGGATCCCTGATGCCCTGTCTCCCTGAATTCTCTTCAGCATCACAGACAGTGAAAGCAACACCAGCACCAGACATTTACACAACTAGTAAGA TTCAGTCACGGAGCCTCCTTTTCTATGATGAGGGTGCTGGCTCCTTAGAAGAGAGCTATAGCTCCTTCCTAACCATGGACCATCCTGAGGGGTGGGAGGCCAAAAAAAGGCAGTCTGAAGAAGGAAGGCCTCATCTGGCCAGGACACATGAGACGGCTAAATATCTGAGTAAAACGCAGGGGGGTCCTGCCCAGAACCAAACCAACCCAACTCTCAGCCACCTCAAAGAGCAATTCCGTGAGAG ggAGACAAGCTCCAGTGAGACAACTGAATTCTTGTAG
- the CREB3L1 gene encoding cyclic AMP-responsive element-binding protein 3-like protein 1 isoform X1 translates to MDSILEPFPAERLFPAAGTGFLDFGDFSEADFLSNVHFSENLDHFSENMEDFSNDLFSSFFDDPVLAEKNPLLDMDLDPPTPGIQAEHSYSLSGDSAPQSPLVPVKTEDNANELENGVWSLGPKLCSIMVKQEQNLPLDLPESQLPASSIPVLNLNPLQRLPLPEEVPIEITPAPVIKAEPKEVNQFLNVPTVDDLVQMPPTPPSSHGSDSDGSQSPRSLPPSSPARPAARSSTAISSSPLLTAPHKLQGTSGPLLLTEEEKRTLIAEGYPIPTKLPLTKAEEKALKRVRRKIKNKISAQESRRKKKEYVECLEKKVETYTTENNELWKKVETLENANRTLLQQLQKLQALVAGKVSRPYKMASTQTGTCLMVLALCFVLILGSLMPCLPEFSSASQTVKATPAPDIYTTSKIQSRSLLFYDEGAGSLEESYSSFLTMDHPEGWEAKKRQSEEGRPHLARTHETAKYLSKTQGGPAQNQTNPTLSHLKEQFRERETSSSETTEFL, encoded by the exons CATTTCTCAGAAAACCTGGATCATTTCTCAGAAAACATGGAGGATTTCTCCAATGACCTCTTCAGCAGTTTCTTCGATGATCCAGTACTGGCTGAGAAGAACCCTCTGCTGGACATGGACCTGGACCCACCCACTCCAGGCATCCAGGCAGAGCACAGCTATTCCCTCAGTGGAGACTctgctccccagagccccctTGTGCCTGTCAAGACTGAAGATAATGCTAACG AGCTGGAGAATGGAGTGTGGTCACTGGGGCCCAAACTCTGCTCCATCATGGTGAAACAGGAACAGAACCTGCCTCTAGACCTGCCTGAGTCCCAGCTACCTGCCAGCTCCATACCAGTGCTGAACCTCAACCCTCTGCAGAGACTGCCACTCCCCGAGGAG GTTCCTATAGAAATTACTCCAGCACCTGTGATCAAAGCTGAACCCAAAGAGGTGAACCAGTTTCTAAATGTACCTACAG TAGATGACCTGGTGCAGATGCCTCCAACTCCACCCAGCAGCCATGGCAGTGACAGTGATGGATCTCAGAGCCCTCggtccctgcctccctccagcccagcccggcctgcTGCTCGCTCTTCTACTGCCATCTCCTCCTCACCTCTCCTCACAGCACCACAT AAGTTACAAGGAACCTCTGGCCCACTGCTCTTGACTGAAGAGGAGAAGCGCACCTTGATTGCAGAGGGTTACCCCATTCCTACCAAGCTGCCCCTCACcaaagcagaggagaaagcactGAAGAGGGTCAGGAGGAAAATCAAGAACAAG ATCTCTGCTCAGGAGAGCCgcaggaagaagaaagagtATGTGGAATGTCTAGAGAAAAA GGTAGAGACATACACAACAGAAAACAATGAACTCTGGAAAAAAGTGGAGACCTTAGAAAATGCAAACAG GACTCTGCTGCAGCAGTTGCAGAAGCTTCAGGCTCTGGTAGCTGGGAAAGTCTCCAGACCTTATAAAATGGCTTCTACGCAGACTGGGACCTGTCTAATG GTGCTGGCACTCTGCTTCGTTCTGATCCTGGGATCCCTGATGCCCTGTCTCCCTGAATTCTCTTCAGCATCACAGACAGTGAAAGCAACACCAGCACCAGACATTTACACAACTAGTAAGA TTCAGTCACGGAGCCTCCTTTTCTATGATGAGGGTGCTGGCTCCTTAGAAGAGAGCTATAGCTCCTTCCTAACCATGGACCATCCTGAGGGGTGGGAGGCCAAAAAAAGGCAGTCTGAAGAAGGAAGGCCTCATCTGGCCAGGACACATGAGACGGCTAAATATCTGAGTAAAACGCAGGGGGGTCCTGCCCAGAACCAAACCAACCCAACTCTCAGCCACCTCAAAGAGCAATTCCGTGAGAG ggAGACAAGCTCCAGTGAGACAACTGAATTCTTGTAG
- the CREB3L1 gene encoding cyclic AMP-responsive element-binding protein 3-like protein 1 isoform X3 → MDSILEPFPAERLFPAAGTGFLDFGDFSEADFLSNVHFSENLDHFSENMEDFSNDLFSSFFDDPVLAEKNPLLDMDLDPPTPGIQAEHSYSLSGDSAPQSPLVPVKTEDNANELENGVWSLGPKLCSIMVKQEQNLPLDLPESQLPASSIPVLNLNPLQRLPLPEEVPIEITPAPVIKAEPKEVNQFLNVPTVDDLVQMPPTPPSSHGSDSDGSQSPRSLPPSSPARPAARSSTAISSSPLLTAPHKLQGTSGPLLLTEEEKRTLIAEGYPIPTKLPLTKAEEKALKRVRRKIKNKISAQESRRKKKEYVECLEKKVETYTTENNELWKKVETLENANRTLLQQLQKLQALVAGKVSRPYKMASTQTGTCLMVLALCFVLILGSLMPCLPEFSSASQTVKATPAPDIYTTIQSRSLLFYDEGAGSLEESYSSFLTMDHPEGWEAKKRQSEEGRPHLARTHETAKYLSKTQGGPAQNQTNPTLSHLKEQFRERETSSSETTEFL, encoded by the exons CATTTCTCAGAAAACCTGGATCATTTCTCAGAAAACATGGAGGATTTCTCCAATGACCTCTTCAGCAGTTTCTTCGATGATCCAGTACTGGCTGAGAAGAACCCTCTGCTGGACATGGACCTGGACCCACCCACTCCAGGCATCCAGGCAGAGCACAGCTATTCCCTCAGTGGAGACTctgctccccagagccccctTGTGCCTGTCAAGACTGAAGATAATGCTAACG AGCTGGAGAATGGAGTGTGGTCACTGGGGCCCAAACTCTGCTCCATCATGGTGAAACAGGAACAGAACCTGCCTCTAGACCTGCCTGAGTCCCAGCTACCTGCCAGCTCCATACCAGTGCTGAACCTCAACCCTCTGCAGAGACTGCCACTCCCCGAGGAG GTTCCTATAGAAATTACTCCAGCACCTGTGATCAAAGCTGAACCCAAAGAGGTGAACCAGTTTCTAAATGTACCTACAG TAGATGACCTGGTGCAGATGCCTCCAACTCCACCCAGCAGCCATGGCAGTGACAGTGATGGATCTCAGAGCCCTCggtccctgcctccctccagcccagcccggcctgcTGCTCGCTCTTCTACTGCCATCTCCTCCTCACCTCTCCTCACAGCACCACAT AAGTTACAAGGAACCTCTGGCCCACTGCTCTTGACTGAAGAGGAGAAGCGCACCTTGATTGCAGAGGGTTACCCCATTCCTACCAAGCTGCCCCTCACcaaagcagaggagaaagcactGAAGAGGGTCAGGAGGAAAATCAAGAACAAG ATCTCTGCTCAGGAGAGCCgcaggaagaagaaagagtATGTGGAATGTCTAGAGAAAAA GGTAGAGACATACACAACAGAAAACAATGAACTCTGGAAAAAAGTGGAGACCTTAGAAAATGCAAACAG GACTCTGCTGCAGCAGTTGCAGAAGCTTCAGGCTCTGGTAGCTGGGAAAGTCTCCAGACCTTATAAAATGGCTTCTACGCAGACTGGGACCTGTCTAATG GTGCTGGCACTCTGCTTCGTTCTGATCCTGGGATCCCTGATGCCCTGTCTCCCTGAATTCTCTTCAGCATCACAGACAGTGAAAGCAACACCAGCACCAGACATTTACACAACTA TTCAGTCACGGAGCCTCCTTTTCTATGATGAGGGTGCTGGCTCCTTAGAAGAGAGCTATAGCTCCTTCCTAACCATGGACCATCCTGAGGGGTGGGAGGCCAAAAAAAGGCAGTCTGAAGAAGGAAGGCCTCATCTGGCCAGGACACATGAGACGGCTAAATATCTGAGTAAAACGCAGGGGGGTCCTGCCCAGAACCAAACCAACCCAACTCTCAGCCACCTCAAAGAGCAATTCCGTGAGAG ggAGACAAGCTCCAGTGAGACAACTGAATTCTTGTAG
- the CREB3L1 gene encoding cyclic AMP-responsive element-binding protein 3-like protein 1 isoform X2 — MDSILEPFPAERLFPAAGTGFLDFGDFSEADFLSNVHFSENLDHFSENMEDFSNDLFSSFFDDPVLAEKNPLLDMDLDPPTPGIQAEHSYSLSGDSAPQSPLVPVKTEDNANELENGVWSLGPKLCSIMVKQEQNLPLDLPESQLPASSIPVLNLNPLQRLPLPEEVPIEITPAPVIKAEPKEVNQFLNVPTDDLVQMPPTPPSSHGSDSDGSQSPRSLPPSSPARPAARSSTAISSSPLLTAPHKLQGTSGPLLLTEEEKRTLIAEGYPIPTKLPLTKAEEKALKRVRRKIKNKISAQESRRKKKEYVECLEKKVETYTTENNELWKKVETLENANRTLLQQLQKLQALVAGKVSRPYKMASTQTGTCLMVLALCFVLILGSLMPCLPEFSSASQTVKATPAPDIYTTSKIQSRSLLFYDEGAGSLEESYSSFLTMDHPEGWEAKKRQSEEGRPHLARTHETAKYLSKTQGGPAQNQTNPTLSHLKEQFRERETSSSETTEFL, encoded by the exons CATTTCTCAGAAAACCTGGATCATTTCTCAGAAAACATGGAGGATTTCTCCAATGACCTCTTCAGCAGTTTCTTCGATGATCCAGTACTGGCTGAGAAGAACCCTCTGCTGGACATGGACCTGGACCCACCCACTCCAGGCATCCAGGCAGAGCACAGCTATTCCCTCAGTGGAGACTctgctccccagagccccctTGTGCCTGTCAAGACTGAAGATAATGCTAACG AGCTGGAGAATGGAGTGTGGTCACTGGGGCCCAAACTCTGCTCCATCATGGTGAAACAGGAACAGAACCTGCCTCTAGACCTGCCTGAGTCCCAGCTACCTGCCAGCTCCATACCAGTGCTGAACCTCAACCCTCTGCAGAGACTGCCACTCCCCGAGGAG GTTCCTATAGAAATTACTCCAGCACCTGTGATCAAAGCTGAACCCAAAGAGGTGAACCAGTTTCTAAATGTACCTACAG ATGACCTGGTGCAGATGCCTCCAACTCCACCCAGCAGCCATGGCAGTGACAGTGATGGATCTCAGAGCCCTCggtccctgcctccctccagcccagcccggcctgcTGCTCGCTCTTCTACTGCCATCTCCTCCTCACCTCTCCTCACAGCACCACAT AAGTTACAAGGAACCTCTGGCCCACTGCTCTTGACTGAAGAGGAGAAGCGCACCTTGATTGCAGAGGGTTACCCCATTCCTACCAAGCTGCCCCTCACcaaagcagaggagaaagcactGAAGAGGGTCAGGAGGAAAATCAAGAACAAG ATCTCTGCTCAGGAGAGCCgcaggaagaagaaagagtATGTGGAATGTCTAGAGAAAAA GGTAGAGACATACACAACAGAAAACAATGAACTCTGGAAAAAAGTGGAGACCTTAGAAAATGCAAACAG GACTCTGCTGCAGCAGTTGCAGAAGCTTCAGGCTCTGGTAGCTGGGAAAGTCTCCAGACCTTATAAAATGGCTTCTACGCAGACTGGGACCTGTCTAATG GTGCTGGCACTCTGCTTCGTTCTGATCCTGGGATCCCTGATGCCCTGTCTCCCTGAATTCTCTTCAGCATCACAGACAGTGAAAGCAACACCAGCACCAGACATTTACACAACTAGTAAGA TTCAGTCACGGAGCCTCCTTTTCTATGATGAGGGTGCTGGCTCCTTAGAAGAGAGCTATAGCTCCTTCCTAACCATGGACCATCCTGAGGGGTGGGAGGCCAAAAAAAGGCAGTCTGAAGAAGGAAGGCCTCATCTGGCCAGGACACATGAGACGGCTAAATATCTGAGTAAAACGCAGGGGGGTCCTGCCCAGAACCAAACCAACCCAACTCTCAGCCACCTCAAAGAGCAATTCCGTGAGAG ggAGACAAGCTCCAGTGAGACAACTGAATTCTTGTAG